The Nocardia sp. NBC_00508 nucleotide sequence TTCGGTCACTTTCTCCTCGCCGTCGTCGGGTTGATCGTCTGGATCATCTACCTCTTCACCGACCAGGACGCGCTCGCGTGGACAGCATTCATTCTCCTGATCCCCGTGGCCCTGCTCGGCTTGTTCATGTTCGCCCGCTGGCTCCCCGTATACCGCGCACAGTCCGCGCCCGGTCCGCAGGAGGCCGCCGAGGGCCACTTTCCCGTGGCAGTCGTCGCCGGTCACGGAGTCTTCGCAGTCACGACAGTAGTTCTGGTACTGCTGGCGGCCCTCGGCGTCGGTGGCAGCTGACCCTGCCGGGTCGAGGGCCGGACGTTCCCGGTGTGGCGGCGATTGCTCCATGCCACAAGCGCGGTCCCCATGGCGAGCGCCACGAGCCCTGCGACGTCGTAGCGGGCGATCCGTGCCAGCTCCGGGCTGATCGGCCGCTCGAGTACCGCGATCAGCACGAAACCGGCGTAACTGACCGCGTTCGCGGTCACGGCGGCGACGCGCAATCGCGGCCGGGCCACCGCCACCAGCAGACCGCCACCGACGATCGCGAACAGCACGCCACGGTGGCGCATCAAAACCTCTATATCAGCGAGCCCCACCCCGTACGCCGATTCGGCCCACTCGGGCGACACAGCGCCGAGTACCGGCACCGCATTCAGGGCTCCCGCCCCGGCCAACAGCGTTAGCCCGCATAGTCTGATCACCGGAAATGGCAGGCGCATGCAACCTCCTCGAACGTGGGTTATCCCAGCCAATGGTGGCCCGCACGTTCGAGGCCGCGCTTCCGTAAACCTGCCGCGAGAACACGCCCACGGCATCACGAACCGAATATCACGGATTCAGCGCGGGCGTTCGGACCAGAATCCGCATCTGTGCCTGGCGTCGAAATCGTGGGACATGGTGCTGCCGGTCGCGCGCATGATCAGCGCCGGACCGTCGAGGCTCCGACGGCTGGATTCCGGCCAGGCCGACCATGGGGGCAAGCCGGGTCCGTTCGGGTCGCCGGTGTGGGCGAAGGTGGTCCACCATCGCTGCATCTGCCGGGCGAAGGCATCGGACGGGCCGGTCCATGGGATCGGCACGCCCATCAGGCTGGTGAACAGGTAGGGCAATTCGGCGGAGTGGAAGGCGCCCGGCAGCACGGGATTGGTGTCGCCGAAGGGCGCCTGGTCGAATTCGTACTGCCACAGGGGATGTCCGGTGTCGTGCGCGACACGGCTGGTGAAGAGCGCTGGGCAGGCGAAAAGGCCATCGGTGATCACCGTGGATTGAGCGGCCGCCGGTGAGGGATAGTGATCGACCGGGTACTCGGCGAGTACTCGATCGGCGTAGGCGCCGAATGACTGGCGGACGTAGGTTTCATAACTTGCGGCATCCGGAGCGCGACCCCGCGCGTAGTCGGATTCGGCGACGAACAGGGCCCCTTCGTTGCCGTTGTTGCCGACGATGATGGGCGTTTTCCGGTCATCCGCCGCCAGTGCGGCATCGAGTGTGCGGGTGACGACGACGCCGTCGATGCTGGGCACCCAGATCGGCACCGGCCCGTCGAATTGAACGGTCGGCGACGCCAAGAGCTGCGCGGCCGGTAGCGCGCGCAAACAGGCCAATTGTGTTGCGGGATCGCCGCATCCGATACTTTCCGCGTAGCGCTGCGAGCGCGCGAAGGCGTCGTCGCGGTTGCCGGGGACCAAGGGCGACTGGGCGCAGGATCCACTTTGGATGATGGCTTTGTGGTAGAGGCCGCCGGAAGCGGGCGCGGCCAGATGTGTGCAGACGCTTCCGCCACCGGCGGATTCACCGAAGATCGTGACGTTGGCGGGATCGCCACCGAAGGCAGGGGCATTGTCGTGCACCCAGCGCAGGGCGGCCTGTTGGTCCTGGATCCCGACTGTTCCGGTCACTCCACCCGACTCGGCGGCCAGTTCGGGCAACGACATGAATCCGAACGGTCCCAGGCGATAGTTGGGGACCGCAACGATGACGTCACCTTCGGCGACCATCCGGGACGGGGCGTCGTATTGGCTGTTGGAACCGGTGACGTAGCCGCCGCCGTGGAAGAACACCATGACCGGCAGGTTTCTGTCGCGTGCGCCGTCGGGCACGTAGAGGTCGATGGTCAGGCAGTCCTCGCTGGTGGGGCCGGCCGGTGGTGTGCCGGGCAGATATCCGTTCTGCGGGCACAGCGGTCCGTGGTCGAGGGCAGGCCGGACGCCGGGCCAAGGTTCCACGGGCCGAGGGGGACGGAATCGGGCGTCGCCGCCGGTGGGTGCGGCAAACGGGATACCCAGGTATTCGACGACTCCGTCCGCGGCGAAGCCGGAGATCTCGCCGCCGGTCACGACCACCGTGGGTGGCGGCGACGCGACGGTGGGGGCAGGAGACCCGACGCACGAGAGGCCGATTGCCGCCATCCCGGAGATCGCGGATCGCATGATCGAGCGAATCATTGCTGCCCAATACCTCCGATGCGGTCGCTAGGGTCGGCAGCGAGGAGGTTTTTTCGGCAGCGTCGAGCGCCGACGTCGATCAGCTGGAGGTGGTACCGCACCGTCGGGTCAGGACCCGAGGAACCACACTCGAAGCACCGAAAACCTCGCCCAGAACCCTCACCCGGCCACCACACACCGACAGCAACACCGTTGATTGCCGGGCCGACCGCACCGCCCAACCTGAACGGATGGACAGCGGCCAACGTGCACCGCCCTCATCGCCCGCAGCCCTCAGCCCAACCGCAGTCCTTCGACCGGCCGAGCTGGAGACATGGCATCTCGGACAGATGCTACAGCGGCACGTACCGCGTGGTCCTGCACGGCGCGAGTCTCGGCACGAGCGGTTCCCCGCTCACCTGCGGGCCGCCGGGGATCAACTCCCGGAAAGCAGTGCGATTTCCTCGGCGAGGACCTTCACGGTGTCGCGAATCTGGTCTTCGGTATGGCAGGCAGTGACGAAGAACCGAAGGCGCGCAAGGTCTTCCGGTACCGCCGGATACAGGATCGGGTTGACGTTGATGCCGCGGCGCAGCAGCGCGTTGGACAGCTTCAGCGTCTTCAGCGAGTCGCCGACGATGCACGGGATGATCGGCGTGTCGTGGCTGTCGCCGGTGTCGATCCCGGCGTCGCGGGCCAGATGCAGGAACAACCGCGAGTTGTGCCGCAGCCGTTCGAGCGGCTCGCGGTCGGCTCGCAGCTGCCGGATCGCCGCCGCCGACGCGGCCGCGTTCATCGGCGTCATACCGACGCTGTAGACGAATCCGGGCGTCGTGTATTTCAAGAAGCGGATCAGCTCCGCACTGCCCGCGACATAGCCTCCGCAGCCGGCGAGGGCCTTCGACATGGTGCCGGACCACAGTTCCACATCGTTGCGATCGACGCCGAAGTATTCGCCGATTCCGCCGCCGCCTTCCCCAAGCACGCCGACGCTGTGCGCCTCGTCGATCATCAGCAGCGCCTTGTGCTTCTTCTTGATCGCGATGATCGCGGGCAGCTCGGGAATATCGCCGTCCTGGCTGTACACGCCCTCGATCAGGATGAGAACCCGCCGGTACTGATGCCGGATTCGGGTGAGCAGCTCATCGAGCGCGGCGTGGTCGTTGTGCGGGAACGGCCGACGAGTCGCGCCCGACAGCTTGCAGCCTTGCAGGATGCTGTCGTGCGCCAAGCTGTCGTGGATGACGAGGTCTTCCGGTCCGACCAAGTGCCCGATGATCGTGACGTTGGTGGAGTGGCCACCCACGAGCGCGATGGCGTCCTCGGTACCGAGCAAGGCGGCGAGTTCGGCCTCCAGCTCGCGGTGTACCGGCTTCTCGCCGGAGAGTACCCGGCTGGCCGAGCACGAACTGCCATAGCGCGCCACGGCGTCCTGAACGGCCGCAACGACCGCGGGATGGCCGGTGAGGCCCAGGTAGTTGTAGCTGGAGAAGTTGATCACCTGGTCCCCGCCGATGACCGAGGTGTCTCTGGTGACCCCGTCGTTGACGAGGAAGTAGGGATTGGACAGACCGAGTGCTTCCGCGCCGGAAAGCCGATCGTCGATCGCCTTCACTTCCGCGAAGTCGGCGATCCGGTACTCCGGCTCGACGGCGGCGGGCCTGGGTTCGGACGCGCACGGAGCCGTCACGCCCTGGCTGGGCCCGCCGGAACCGGGCGGTTCGCCGACCTGACCGGTGACGTAACCGATCACGTCGCCGAGCGTCGTCGTCGGCGTGAAGCAGGCCGGGTCGATGGTCAGTCCGGGTACCCTGCGGATGAGCCCCGCGAACAGGTCGGTCAGCATGAGCGAATCGAATCCGAGTTCGTCGCCGAGAGTTTGCGCGTCGCGGAGCCGATCGACAGGGAAACCGCTCACCCTGGCCAGTTCCGCGCGGACCACACCGGCGACCGCGTCCGGGGCGAGGGCCATGTGCCCGGTCGCCGTCTGCGCCGCGGGCGACAACTGCGCGGCGACCGACTGGGTCGCCCCCATCTGTGGCGCGGCCGGTTGTGCCGCGCCGTTTTCCCCTGTGCCTGCCACAAGGCTCGCTAGCACCGCGTTCTGCTCGCGGAAGAACGAAATCAGCTGCTCCATGGTCGTTTCCTCGGTGTGTGCGGAAGTCGAAGGGATAGTGGGTGGTTCGACCCAGAACCGGTGCTCGGTGGAGAACTCGTACACCGGAAGGCGACGGCGCACCCGCTGCGCCGGTTCGTAGAACTCGTCCCAGTTCGGGTCGAATCCGTCCCGGTACAGCGCGGCCAGCGTTCCGGCCAATTCGCTGCCGGTCGCGGCGGGCCCCGGACTGGGTGCCAGGCAACGCGCCGCCAGGCCGGGACGAATCCGGCCGACCAGAGCCGCGAGCACGCGGCGCGGACCGACTTCGATCACGTGCGTGGGGTCGGTGCCGAGAGCGGCCTCGATGGCGTCGCCGAACCGGACGGTGGCACGGACGTGCTCGGTCCAGTACGCGGCGTCCATCGCCTCGTGCCCGTCGAGCAGGCGGCCGTGCACGGTCGAGTAGATCGGAAGAACCGGTGCGCGGTAGGTGCATTCGCGGGCGATGGCCTCGAACTGCTCCAGCATCGGCGTCATCAGCGGACTGTGGAATGCGTGGGAAACGGTGAGTTCCTTCGTGCTCACCGCACGCGCGGCGAGCGCATCCCGAATCCGGCCCAGCGCCGCGGCGGCACCGGAGAGCACGAGTTCGCCAGGACCGTTGACGGCGGCGAGCGCGACCTCCGGTTCGTCCGCGAGCAACTCGGCGATCTGTTCGGTGGCCGCCCGCACGGCGAGCATCGCGCCGTCGTCCGGTAGCTGTTGCATCAGCCTGCCGCGCGCGACGACCAGTCGGCAAGCGTCGTCCAGGTCGAACACCCCGGCCACCGCCGCGGCCGCGAATTCGCCGATGCTGTGACCGATCAGCCAGGCAGGCCGGGCGCCCGCGCCGGAAAGCGACTCGGCGAGTGCGTACTCCATCGCGAAGATCGCCGGTTGCGCGAGGTCGGTGCGGTCGATGTCGACGCGCTGATCGAGCAGCAGTTCGCGCACCGAGCGGCCGAGGTGGGCCGTCATGGCGTGGTCGACTGTTGCGAGGGCGCGCCGGAACAAGGGGCTCGCCGCGTCCAGTGCCCTGGCCATGCCCGCGAATTGCGAGCCTTGGCCGGTGAACATCCAGCCGACGCTGATCGGTCCCGCGACACCGCATTCCAGGTCGCCACGCAGACGCGCGATCGCGTCGTCGCGGTCGGCGGCAACGATCGCGAGCCGGTGCCGGCCCGACGCCTTGGCGCGATTGCTCGTCCAGCACAGCTGCGCGAAGCGCCCCGGCGGCACCGCCGCCAATGACTCGGCCAGGCGATGCGCGTTACGCCGCAGCCCTTCCGCGTCGTTCGATGACAGGGTGAGTACACCGCCGCCGGACACCGAGGGAGTTTCCATCACAGGGGCGCTGCCGAGCACGATGTGGGCATTCGTGCCGCCGATGCCGAAGCTGCTCACGCCGCCGTGCGCGGGCCCGTCCAGCGGCATCGGTTCGGCGAGCAGTCGCAAGCCGTGCTGCGCCATCCGCAGCTGCGGATTCTCCTGGTCGGCGAACCGCGACGGCGGGACGACACCGTGGTGCAGGCCGAGTGCGACCTTGATCAGGCCGGCGACGCCTGCCGCGCCCTCGGTGTGGCCGAGATTGCCTTTGATCGAACCGATTCCGCAGGGTCGCGCGCGGTCCTTCGCGTGCAACTTCCCGAGCGCCTTGATCTCGATCATGTCGCCGAGCACTGTTCCGGTGCCGTGCGCCTCGAGAAAATCGACGTCCTCGGGCCGGACTCCGGCCCGTTCACACGCCTCGCCGATCACCTGCTGCTGCGCCCACCGGTTCGGTGCGGTGACGCCGTTGCTTCGTCCATCGGAGTTGACCGCGCTGCCCTTGATCACCGCGTAGATCGGGAGGCCCGCGGCCTGCGCGTCGGCGAGCCGCCGCAGCACGAGCACGGCTACGCCCTCGCCGCGGACGATTCCGTCGGCCTTGCCGCTGAACGGTTTGCATCGGGCGTCCGGCGCGGAGAGCCCGGCTTGGGTGTAGAACACCCCGACGGCCGGGGTGAGCACGAGGTTGACGCCACCGGCGACCGCCTGGTCGCATTCCCCGGAAGCCAGTGCGGCGCAGGCGAGGTGGATCGCGACCAGCGAGGACGAGCAGGCGGTGTCGACCGCGATGCTCGGCCCCTTCAGGTCGAACTGGTAGGACAGCCGGTTGGCGGTCATGAAGTACCCGTTGCCCGAGCCGTGCTGCGGCGTGATCGCGGCGTAGTCGCTCATCTGCAGGTTGGCCCATTCGTTGGCCATCACCCCGACGAAAACCCCGGTTCGCGAGCCGGCCTCGGCGCGAGGGTCCAGCGTGGCGTCCTCGAAAGCCCGCCAGGTGGCCTGCAACAGCAGCCGCTGTTGCGGATCCATCGCTTCCGCTTCCCGCGGAGTGATACCGAAGAACTCGTCGTCGAACGCGTCGGCATCGTCGATGAATCCGCCGCTGCGGGTGTTGATCGTGCCGGGCGCGCCGGCCGGGTCGTGGAAGTCGTCGGCATCCCAGCGATTCGCCGGAACCTCGGAGATCACGTCTCGTCCGTCGATCAGCAGCTGCCACAGCGCGGCGGGATCGGATGCCTG carries:
- a CDS encoding carboxylesterase/lipase family protein, which translates into the protein MRSAISGMAAIGLSCVGSPAPTVASPPPTVVVTGGEISGFAADGVVEYLGIPFAAPTGGDARFRPPRPVEPWPGVRPALDHGPLCPQNGYLPGTPPAGPTSEDCLTIDLYVPDGARDRNLPVMVFFHGGGYVTGSNSQYDAPSRMVAEGDVIVAVPNYRLGPFGFMSLPELAAESGGVTGTVGIQDQQAALRWVHDNAPAFGGDPANVTIFGESAGGGSVCTHLAAPASGGLYHKAIIQSGSCAQSPLVPGNRDDAFARSQRYAESIGCGDPATQLACLRALPAAQLLASPTVQFDGPVPIWVPSIDGVVVTRTLDAALAADDRKTPIIVGNNGNEGALFVAESDYARGRAPDAASYETYVRQSFGAYADRVLAEYPVDHYPSPAAAQSTVITDGLFACPALFTSRVAHDTGHPLWQYEFDQAPFGDTNPVLPGAFHSAELPYLFTSLMGVPIPWTGPSDAFARQMQRWWTTFAHTGDPNGPGLPPWSAWPESSRRSLDGPALIMRATGSTMSHDFDARHRCGFWSERPR
- a CDS encoding aminotransferase class I/II-fold pyridoxal phosphate-dependent enzyme → MTDIAIVGLDCRFPQASDPAALWQLLIDGRDVISEVPANRWDADDFHDPAGAPGTINTRSGGFIDDADAFDDEFFGITPREAEAMDPQQRLLLQATWRAFEDATLDPRAEAGSRTGVFVGVMANEWANLQMSDYAAITPQHGSGNGYFMTANRLSYQFDLKGPSIAVDTACSSSLVAIHLACAALASGECDQAVAGGVNLVLTPAVGVFYTQAGLSAPDARCKPFSGKADGIVRGEGVAVLVLRRLADAQAAGLPIYAVIKGSAVNSDGRSNGVTAPNRWAQQQVIGEACERAGVRPEDVDFLEAHGTGTVLGDMIEIKALGKLHAKDRARPCGIGSIKGNLGHTEGAAGVAGLIKVALGLHHGVVPPSRFADQENPQLRMAQHGLRLLAEPMPLDGPAHGGVSSFGIGGTNAHIVLGSAPVMETPSVSGGGVLTLSSNDAEGLRRNAHRLAESLAAVPPGRFAQLCWTSNRAKASGRHRLAIVAADRDDAIARLRGDLECGVAGPISVGWMFTGQGSQFAGMARALDAASPLFRRALATVDHAMTAHLGRSVRELLLDQRVDIDRTDLAQPAIFAMEYALAESLSGAGARPAWLIGHSIGEFAAAAVAGVFDLDDACRLVVARGRLMQQLPDDGAMLAVRAATEQIAELLADEPEVALAAVNGPGELVLSGAAAALGRIRDALAARAVSTKELTVSHAFHSPLMTPMLEQFEAIARECTYRAPVLPIYSTVHGRLLDGHEAMDAAYWTEHVRATVRFGDAIEAALGTDPTHVIEVGPRRVLAALVGRIRPGLAARCLAPSPGPAATGSELAGTLAALYRDGFDPNWDEFYEPAQRVRRRLPVYEFSTEHRFWVEPPTIPSTSAHTEETTMEQLISFFREQNAVLASLVAGTGENGAAQPAAPQMGATQSVAAQLSPAAQTATGHMALAPDAVAGVVRAELARVSGFPVDRLRDAQTLGDELGFDSLMLTDLFAGLIRRVPGLTIDPACFTPTTTLGDVIGYVTGQVGEPPGSGGPSQGVTAPCASEPRPAAVEPEYRIADFAEVKAIDDRLSGAEALGLSNPYFLVNDGVTRDTSVIGGDQVINFSSYNYLGLTGHPAVVAAVQDAVARYGSSCSASRVLSGEKPVHRELEAELAALLGTEDAIALVGGHSTNVTIIGHLVGPEDLVIHDSLAHDSILQGCKLSGATRRPFPHNDHAALDELLTRIRHQYRRVLILIEGVYSQDGDIPELPAIIAIKKKHKALLMIDEAHSVGVLGEGGGGIGEYFGVDRNDVELWSGTMSKALAGCGGYVAGSAELIRFLKYTTPGFVYSVGMTPMNAAASAAAIRQLRADREPLERLRHNSRLFLHLARDAGIDTGDSHDTPIIPCIVGDSLKTLKLSNALLRRGINVNPILYPAVPEDLARLRFFVTACHTEDQIRDTVKVLAEEIALLSGS